One genomic region from Spirulina subsalsa PCC 9445 encodes:
- a CDS encoding RpoD/SigA family RNA polymerase sigma factor produces MSLAEFKPNDLQNNNNISDNNNIVEIAASGSPLTVGDPDPSANPTLTLTKTNPKTGRVDSDDTVGAFFKEMARYPLLKPDEEVELAKCVKAVVAIEELREELEAQLDRPPTSAEVANALGITERQLEQRLYQGRVAKRKMIRSNLRLVVSIAKRYLNRGVPFLDLIQEGAIGLNRAAEKFDPNKGYKFSTYAYWWIRQAITRTIANDARTIRLPIHIVEKLNKLKKAQRILKQQLKRNPKEEELAAELDVTPSQLRHLLQLRRQSLSLNHRVGKGEDTELVDLLEDNDLQLPEEQMSEIMMRQEIGEVLSDVLTEREKDVISLRYGLNTSQPYTLEEVGGMFNLSRERVRQIQSKAMRKLRRPQVARRLKGWLS; encoded by the coding sequence ATGAGCCTCGCGGAATTTAAACCCAACGACCTGCAAAATAACAACAATATCAGTGACAACAACAATATTGTTGAGATTGCCGCCTCGGGATCCCCCCTCACCGTCGGGGATCCGGATCCCTCTGCTAATCCTACCTTAACACTGACCAAAACGAACCCAAAAACAGGTAGAGTGGATAGCGATGACACCGTGGGCGCGTTTTTCAAGGAAATGGCGCGCTATCCCCTCCTTAAACCCGATGAAGAGGTGGAACTGGCCAAATGTGTTAAAGCGGTAGTGGCCATTGAAGAACTCCGGGAAGAATTAGAAGCACAGTTAGATCGTCCTCCCACCTCCGCCGAAGTCGCCAACGCTTTGGGGATCACAGAGCGCCAACTCGAACAACGCCTTTATCAGGGACGAGTAGCAAAGCGGAAAATGATCCGTTCTAACTTACGTTTAGTTGTCTCCATTGCCAAACGTTATCTCAATCGGGGGGTTCCTTTCCTCGATTTAATTCAAGAGGGAGCCATTGGCCTCAATCGGGCGGCCGAAAAATTTGATCCCAACAAAGGTTATAAATTCTCTACCTATGCTTACTGGTGGATTCGTCAGGCCATTACCCGCACCATTGCCAATGATGCCCGCACCATTCGCCTCCCCATCCATATTGTGGAGAAACTGAACAAACTCAAAAAAGCTCAACGTATCCTGAAACAGCAATTAAAGCGCAATCCTAAAGAGGAAGAACTGGCGGCTGAATTAGATGTCACCCCCAGCCAACTGCGGCACTTACTCCAACTGCGTCGTCAGTCTCTCTCTCTCAATCACCGAGTTGGGAAGGGAGAAGACACGGAGTTAGTGGATCTCTTGGAGGACAATGATTTACAACTACCCGAGGAGCAGATGAGTGAAATCATGATGCGCCAAGAAATTGGGGAAGTGTTGAGTGATGTTCTCACAGAACGGGAAAAAGATGTGATTTCCCTGCGTTATGGGTTAAATACCAGTCAGCCTTACACTTTAGAGGAAGTAGGGGGAATGTTCAATTTATCCCGGGAGAGAGTCCGCCAAATCCAAAGTAAGGCCATGCGCAAACTCCGCCGCCCCCAAGTAGCCCGCCGTTTAAAAGGTTGGTTATCGTAA
- the priA gene encoding primosomal protein N', with translation MSNPSSSVLLCEPQTTYNLNPPNDRWLEVLVDCPGIQETLTYRATPELRAEAGDIVTVPLGGQMVGGIVVREVAQLPPGLDSQKVREIEDVVATGFFPAHYWELLQNVSDYYYTPLITVAKGALPPGLLTRSQRRIRLQPDAIPPGFEVFCSPAALAVLTLLQSQKQGDYTAKYIQKQIPQGRKGLQDLLKRGWVESYLDHPPPTKALQKQAITLVSDHFSPSLSKRQQEILRLLKKEGGEMWLTDFLQLARTTTPTLKRLEAEGYVVIEEREKLRLSSEPEQGRDEPKILSPEQQQALNTLTHCAGFAEILLHGVTGSGKTEVYLQAIAPLLEQGQSALVLVPEIGLTPQLTDRFRARFGDRIRVYHSALSDGERYDTWRQMLTGDPQVVIGTRSAIFAPLPHLGLIILDEEHDSSFKQTELAPTYHARTVAQWRAKLENCPLLLGSATPALETWVRVKEENHPQAPTLYLSLPQRIYSRPLPPIEIVDLRKELKQGNRSIFSQPLKTALENLQQNKQQGILFIPRRGHSTFVSCRSCGYVIECPHCDVSLSYHHTHAQATELLRCHYCNHTQRQPPQCPECGSPYLKFFGTGTQKVSQELSRLFPELRVIRFDSDTTRTKGSHRALLTQFAQGEADLLVGTQMLTKGLDIAQVTLVGVVAADGLLFLGDYYAAERTFQTLTQVAGRAGRGGDPGQVIIQTYSPNHPVIQAVREHNYPRFAQETLEERRRANYPPYCRLILLHLSGLDEGDVQSTAQWVAQACRTLFEGRDYELLGPAPASIMRISRHYRWQILLKLPRGEGECLNLQPLQDLCPRSVRLKIDVDPLMMN, from the coding sequence ATGTCCAATCCCTCCTCTAGTGTTCTGCTCTGTGAACCCCAAACGACCTACAATCTCAATCCCCCAAATGACCGATGGCTGGAGGTTTTGGTGGATTGTCCGGGGATTCAAGAGACGTTGACCTATCGGGCGACTCCTGAGTTAAGAGCAGAAGCGGGGGATATTGTGACGGTGCCGCTGGGGGGGCAAATGGTGGGGGGAATTGTGGTGCGGGAAGTGGCACAACTCCCGCCCGGGTTGGATTCTCAGAAGGTGCGCGAGATTGAGGATGTGGTGGCGACGGGCTTTTTTCCGGCTCATTATTGGGAATTGTTACAAAATGTGTCGGATTATTATTATACGCCCTTGATTACGGTAGCGAAGGGAGCGTTACCGCCGGGCTTATTGACGCGATCGCAGCGCCGCATCCGTTTACAGCCTGATGCCATCCCGCCCGGTTTTGAGGTGTTTTGTTCTCCGGCTGCCTTAGCAGTCCTAACTCTCCTTCAGTCCCAAAAACAAGGAGACTACACAGCCAAGTATATACAGAAGCAGATCCCCCAAGGGCGGAAGGGTTTACAGGATCTGCTGAAGCGGGGCTGGGTGGAAAGTTATCTAGACCATCCTCCCCCGACGAAAGCCCTGCAAAAACAAGCCATTACCCTAGTTTCCGACCACTTCTCCCCCTCTTTGAGCAAACGACAGCAGGAAATTTTACGCCTGTTGAAGAAAGAAGGGGGGGAAATGTGGCTGACGGATTTTTTACAACTGGCTAGAACGACAACTCCCACCCTCAAACGCTTAGAGGCTGAGGGGTATGTAGTGATAGAAGAGCGGGAAAAGTTGCGCCTCTCCTCGGAGCCAGAACAGGGGCGAGATGAGCCGAAAATCCTCAGCCCGGAGCAACAACAAGCCCTGAATACCCTAACCCATTGTGCGGGATTTGCGGAGATTCTCCTGCATGGGGTGACAGGATCTGGGAAAACGGAGGTTTATTTACAGGCGATCGCACCCCTCCTAGAACAAGGTCAATCCGCCCTCGTTTTAGTCCCAGAAATCGGACTAACGCCCCAACTCACCGATCGGTTTCGCGCTCGTTTTGGCGATCGCATTCGAGTCTATCACAGCGCCCTCTCCGACGGCGAACGTTACGACACTTGGCGGCAAATGCTCACCGGAGATCCTCAAGTCGTCATCGGCACCCGTTCCGCCATCTTTGCCCCCCTCCCCCATCTCGGCCTCATCATCCTCGACGAAGAACACGACAGCAGCTTTAAACAAACCGAACTCGCCCCCACCTACCACGCCCGCACCGTCGCCCAGTGGCGGGCAAAACTGGAAAATTGCCCCCTCCTCTTAGGGTCTGCTACCCCAGCCCTAGAAACTTGGGTTAGGGTGAAAGAGGAAAATCACCCCCAAGCTCCCACCCTCTACCTCTCCCTCCCCCAACGCATCTACTCCCGCCCCTTACCCCCCATCGAAATTGTAGACCTGCGGAAAGAACTCAAACAGGGCAACCGTTCCATCTTCAGTCAACCCCTAAAAACCGCCCTAGAAAACCTCCAACAGAATAAACAACAGGGGATCTTATTTATTCCCCGTCGGGGTCATAGTACCTTTGTTTCCTGTCGCAGTTGTGGCTACGTCATTGAATGCCCCCATTGTGACGTTTCCCTGTCCTATCACCACACCCACGCCCAGGCCACAGAACTCCTACGCTGTCACTACTGCAACCACACCCAACGACAGCCCCCCCAATGCCCAGAATGTGGTTCCCCCTATCTTAAATTTTTCGGCACGGGTACCCAGAAAGTCAGCCAAGAATTAAGCCGTTTATTTCCAGAATTGCGGGTCATTCGCTTTGATAGTGATACCACCCGCACCAAAGGCTCCCATCGGGCGTTATTAACCCAATTTGCCCAAGGAGAGGCCGATTTATTAGTGGGGACTCAAATGTTGACCAAAGGGCTGGATATTGCCCAAGTAACCCTAGTGGGGGTGGTAGCGGCCGATGGGTTATTGTTCTTAGGGGACTACTACGCCGCAGAACGTACCTTTCAAACCTTAACTCAAGTGGCAGGACGGGCAGGACGAGGAGGGGATCCCGGCCAGGTGATTATTCAAACCTACAGCCCCAATCATCCGGTGATTCAAGCGGTGCGGGAGCATAACTATCCCCGTTTTGCCCAAGAGACATTAGAGGAACGCCGCCGCGCCAATTATCCCCCTTACTGTCGGTTAATTTTGCTCCATTTGAGTGGCTTAGATGAGGGGGATGTGCAAAGTACAGCCCAATGGGTCGCCCAAGCTTGTCGGACGTTATTCGAGGGCAGGGATTATGAGTTATTGGGGCCGGCTCCAGCCTCGATTATGCGCATTAGTCGCCATTATCGTTGGCAAATTTTGTTAAAGTTGCCCCGTGGGGAGGGGGAGTGTTTGAATTTGCAGCCGTTACAGGATCTTTGCCCCCGTTCGGTTAGGCTAAAAATTGACGTAGATCCTTTGATGATGAACTAG
- the nagA gene encoding N-acetylglucosamine-6-phosphate deacetylase, which produces MYALTHCTIYTGFEELHHSAVLIEGDRILDVIPQADISPTCPQINLQGHLLTAGFIDLQLNGCGGVMFNDDISLETVEIMHRTNLRSGTTSFLPTLITAPDEDMLKAIAVGQDCRRHYPYNVLGIHLEGPYLNPTRKGIHNGAYIRPPDASMVAKIAQAGGDAVRLLTLAPECVEPSVIRKLADRGVIVSAGHSEASYEQGRAGFAAGVAMVTHLFNAMTPWLGRSPGLVGATLGDRNVYAGIIADGQHVHFGSLELVQRILQDRLILVTDATPPVGTDLTSFQIGGQEVFYRDGKCISADGTLGGSALTLIEAVRNCVQHLDLPLAEALRMASLYPARLLGMDSELGVIAPSAIANLTVINQALEVVGVVDQGHWLAGVS; this is translated from the coding sequence GTGTACGCCTTAACTCACTGTACGATTTACACGGGATTTGAAGAATTGCATCATTCAGCCGTTCTGATTGAGGGCGATCGCATTCTTGATGTCATTCCCCAAGCTGACATCTCCCCAACTTGCCCCCAGATTAACTTACAGGGGCATTTACTCACGGCCGGATTTATTGATTTACAACTCAATGGTTGTGGGGGGGTGATGTTTAATGATGACATTAGCCTAGAAACGGTGGAAATCATGCACCGCACAAACTTGAGAAGTGGGACGACTAGCTTTTTACCCACCCTCATCACCGCCCCCGATGAGGATATGTTAAAAGCCATTGCGGTGGGTCAAGATTGCCGCCGTCACTACCCCTACAATGTGTTAGGAATTCACCTCGAAGGCCCCTATTTAAACCCCACACGGAAAGGGATTCACAATGGAGCCTATATTCGCCCCCCCGATGCCTCAATGGTGGCTAAAATTGCCCAAGCGGGAGGGGATGCCGTGCGCCTCCTCACCCTAGCGCCGGAATGTGTAGAACCGTCTGTGATTAGGAAATTAGCCGATAGGGGCGTGATTGTCTCGGCCGGGCATAGTGAGGCATCCTATGAGCAAGGGAGGGCAGGATTTGCGGCTGGGGTGGCAATGGTGACACATTTATTTAATGCTATGACCCCTTGGCTGGGGCGGAGTCCGGGCTTAGTGGGGGCAACATTAGGCGATCGCAATGTTTACGCCGGAATTATTGCCGATGGTCAGCACGTCCATTTTGGCTCCCTTGAATTAGTCCAGCGAATCCTGCAAGATCGTTTGATTCTCGTCACCGATGCCACCCCCCCCGTCGGCACAGACTTAACCTCTTTCCAGATTGGGGGACAAGAGGTGTTTTATCGCGACGGGAAATGTATCTCAGCCGATGGTACATTAGGGGGGTCTGCCTTAACCTTAATCGAGGCCGTCCGCAACTGTGTTCAACATCTCGACCTTCCCCTAGCTGAAGCACTGCGCATGGCTTCCCTGTACCCAGCGCGCTTGTTAGGGATGGATTCAGAATTAGGGGTTATTGCGCCCAGTGCGATCGCCAACCTAACCGTCATTAACCAAGCCCTAGAAGTCGTCGGAGTTGTAGACCAAGGCCACTGGTTAGCGGGGGTTTCCTGA
- a CDS encoding Crp/Fnr family transcriptional regulator, producing MEDRFNAREPNPNVQQLIDTAPFFVGLPDDALEKATCHAVTRTHPANQVILLENDWGGSVYFILDGWVKIRTYNLDGKEVTLNIIGKGELFGEMAALDEVPRSTDVITLTSTKISSVPAQDFVELIHTEPLAGVRLAQLMATRLRQVNRRLRLREADSMSRVADTLLFLAEGQGKKAKQGLEIPNLPHRELSSLSGLARETVTRVLTKLEKKGLIKREHDILRIPDTQALERTIS from the coding sequence ATGGAAGACCGATTCAACGCTCGTGAACCGAATCCTAATGTCCAACAACTTATAGACACAGCCCCGTTTTTTGTCGGATTACCCGATGATGCCCTAGAAAAAGCCACCTGTCACGCTGTCACCCGGACTCACCCAGCCAATCAGGTGATCTTACTGGAAAACGACTGGGGCGGCTCCGTCTACTTTATTTTGGATGGTTGGGTCAAAATTCGGACATACAATCTAGACGGCAAAGAAGTAACCCTGAACATTATCGGCAAGGGCGAACTTTTTGGCGAAATGGCCGCGTTGGATGAGGTGCCACGTTCAACGGATGTAATTACCTTAACTTCGACCAAGATTAGCAGTGTTCCCGCTCAGGATTTTGTCGAGTTAATCCACACAGAACCCCTTGCTGGCGTGCGTTTAGCCCAACTCATGGCCACCCGTCTCCGTCAGGTAAACCGACGACTCCGCCTCAGAGAAGCCGATAGTATGTCTCGGGTCGCCGATACTTTACTCTTTTTGGCAGAAGGTCAGGGAAAAAAAGCGAAACAGGGATTAGAAATTCCTAACCTACCCCATCGGGAGTTAAGCAGTTTAAGTGGTTTAGCCCGAGAAACAGTGACGCGGGTTTTGACAAAGTTGGAAAAGAAAGGCTTAATTAAGCGGGAACATGATATCCTACGCATTCCTGACACTCAGGCGTTAGAACGGACAATTTCGTGA
- a CDS encoding IS200/IS605 family accessory protein TnpB-related protein, which yields MSKSIVRTDKWKLNPSPEVMKHLEGTVNEYRAYCKALSYVVMANWSVISTAKSQCSAVEKLIHRTSANPNPKHPYFGKRFYKFPSYLRRAAIEFVCGQVSSFLTRYQLWQSGIGRHKQAKPPKFNPEAGCYPALYRGQCIKFQEDFTVAEIKVWNGSDWVWASVQVVGLRQHHLLSYSKGLSPYLIVKQGKAHLSVPFKLHPQKLSGELVCAVDVGINTTATATIVNSGGTVISRKFFHRGGDIDRRDKVLQQIRNKAKQTKKLHKGFCKGLYRRAKGINHNMAQHISKEIVQFALQYGASVIVFEDLKAWKPKGGRKRSTLKQRFHGWLHRLLVQLTENKFVESGGKVELVYPRGTSSWAYDGSGKLQRSKKNYALATFQSGKRYNADLNGSCNIGARYWAYKLKLAYRNGRQLSSSKSSGDKQRMPVTLSALWDREAAHVRVRVSVT from the coding sequence ATGAGTAAATCTATTGTACGCACAGACAAGTGGAAATTGAACCCCTCTCCAGAGGTGATGAAACACCTGGAGGGGACGGTAAACGAGTATCGCGCTTACTGCAAAGCTCTTAGCTATGTCGTAATGGCGAACTGGTCAGTCATTTCTACAGCCAAAAGTCAGTGCAGCGCAGTAGAGAAACTCATTCATCGCACCAGCGCCAACCCCAACCCCAAGCATCCGTATTTTGGTAAACGGTTCTACAAGTTCCCTAGCTATCTGCGACGGGCAGCAATTGAATTTGTCTGCGGTCAAGTGTCCTCGTTTTTGACTCGCTATCAGTTGTGGCAGTCAGGAATAGGTCGTCACAAACAGGCAAAACCACCCAAGTTCAACCCTGAAGCCGGGTGTTACCCCGCTCTCTACCGAGGGCAGTGCATCAAGTTTCAGGAAGACTTTACTGTAGCTGAAATCAAGGTATGGAACGGGTCGGATTGGGTGTGGGCATCGGTGCAGGTTGTTGGACTAAGGCAACACCATTTGTTGTCTTACAGTAAGGGGTTGTCTCCCTATTTGATTGTCAAGCAGGGCAAAGCCCATCTATCTGTCCCGTTCAAACTGCATCCCCAAAAGCTCTCAGGAGAATTGGTGTGTGCAGTAGATGTGGGCATCAACACAACGGCAACTGCTACGATTGTCAATAGCGGCGGTACTGTAATCTCTCGGAAGTTCTTTCACCGAGGGGGAGACATAGACCGTCGCGACAAAGTATTGCAGCAAATCCGAAACAAGGCCAAACAGACCAAGAAGCTCCACAAAGGGTTTTGTAAAGGTCTGTACCGTCGAGCAAAGGGAATCAATCACAACATGGCGCAGCACATCTCGAAAGAGATTGTGCAATTTGCACTGCAATATGGAGCCAGCGTGATTGTGTTCGAGGATCTCAAGGCTTGGAAGCCCAAGGGTGGGCGAAAACGTTCTACCCTCAAGCAACGGTTTCACGGATGGCTCCACCGTTTGTTGGTGCAGTTAACAGAAAACAAGTTCGTCGAATCGGGTGGGAAAGTAGAGTTGGTCTACCCCAGAGGAACTTCCTCCTGGGCATATGACGGCTCTGGGAAGTTGCAGCGGAGCAAGAAAAACTATGCCCTGGCGACTTTCCAGAGCGGTAAACGCTATAACGCTGACCTCAACGGCTCTTGCAATATTGGTGCTCGATACTGGGCTTACAAACTTAAACTGGCGTACAGAAATGGTCGCCAGTTGTCTTCCAGCAAAAGCTCTGGAGACAAACAGAGAATGCCTGTTACCCTGTCTGCGTTGTGGGATAGGGAAGCCGCTCATGTACGCGTTCGCGTTAGCGTCACGTAA
- a CDS encoding polysaccharide deacetylase family protein: MSLRIWGMGLLVLGGLLGALWFSSLTALAYSPIRPLVGGEEYLIPPRYQREIIRQVELPDSEKAIALTFDDGPTPQLTAPILDILETYHVPATFFWVGQNVQRFPALVEKAAQAGHTLGNHTWYHPKGFLPPFRATQEVESTRQVIYQTMGRKTPWFRPPFGHLQNGLVSHARSQNDTIILWSVDSEDWRVKNFSVAQMVEQVVSNVKPGAIVLFHDGRGSRLLSPTQNLPLTVQALPLILETLRQQGYYFVTVPQLLQLREQTTSRPSVSRTSTLFLPPTSPAPHPGG; the protein is encoded by the coding sequence TTGAGCCTGCGTATTTGGGGGATGGGGCTGTTAGTTTTGGGCGGACTATTGGGGGCGCTTTGGTTTTCGTCCCTTACCGCGTTGGCCTATTCTCCCATTCGTCCTCTGGTGGGGGGGGAAGAGTATCTCATTCCCCCAAGGTATCAGAGGGAAATTATCCGACAGGTTGAACTCCCGGACTCCGAAAAGGCGATCGCACTCACCTTTGACGACGGCCCCACCCCCCAGTTAACCGCACCCATTCTCGACATTCTGGAAACCTATCACGTCCCCGCCACCTTTTTCTGGGTCGGGCAAAACGTCCAGCGTTTCCCCGCGTTGGTGGAAAAAGCCGCCCAAGCCGGCCATACCCTTGGCAATCATACCTGGTATCATCCCAAGGGCTTCCTACCCCCCTTTCGAGCCACTCAAGAAGTAGAATCAACCCGACAGGTTATTTATCAAACAATGGGTCGTAAAACCCCTTGGTTTCGCCCCCCCTTTGGTCATCTCCAAAATGGTCTAGTCTCCCATGCCCGCAGCCAAAACGATACAATTATCTTGTGGTCAGTGGATTCTGAAGACTGGCGGGTTAAAAACTTTTCGGTTGCCCAAATGGTCGAGCAAGTCGTATCTAACGTGAAACCGGGAGCCATTGTCCTATTCCATGATGGGCGAGGGTCTAGACTACTGTCCCCGACCCAGAATCTCCCCCTAACCGTCCAAGCCCTCCCCTTAATCCTAGAAACCCTCCGCCAACAGGGTTATTATTTTGTTACTGTTCCCCAACTTCTCCAACTCCGTGAGCAAACAACGTCTAGACCTTCTGTTAGTAGAACGTCAACTCTGTTCCTCCCGCCAACAAGCCCAGCGCCTCATCCGGGCGGGTGA
- a CDS encoding TlyA family RNA methyltransferase encodes MSKQRLDLLLVERQLCSSRQQAQRLIRAGEVKVNDQIVDKPGTEFPPTVTLHLKEKLPYVSRGGEKLAKALQVFALEVQNRICLDGGISTGGFTDCLLQAGAKQVYGVDVGYGQVAWTVRQDPRVILKERTNLRYLTPEDLYGEATPADLGVADVSFISLCKVLPSLWQLLRPPREVVLLVKPQFEVGREKVGKKGVVRDPKDHAQAILQVIESAKTLGWTPHGLTGSPLTGPAGNVEYLLWLKMGNTESVWELEQVQDLTASTVAEFR; translated from the coding sequence GTGAGCAAACAACGTCTAGACCTTCTGTTAGTAGAACGTCAACTCTGTTCCTCCCGCCAACAAGCCCAGCGCCTCATCCGGGCGGGTGAAGTCAAAGTCAACGATCAAATCGTAGACAAACCGGGAACCGAATTCCCTCCTACTGTCACCCTGCACTTAAAAGAAAAACTCCCCTATGTTTCACGGGGGGGCGAAAAACTCGCCAAGGCCTTACAAGTTTTTGCCCTTGAAGTACAAAACCGCATTTGTCTGGATGGTGGTATTTCAACGGGAGGATTTACCGATTGTTTACTCCAAGCAGGGGCTAAACAAGTCTATGGGGTAGATGTAGGCTATGGACAAGTCGCTTGGACGGTACGGCAAGATCCCCGAGTGATCCTCAAAGAACGCACCAATCTCCGTTATTTAACCCCAGAAGACCTCTACGGAGAAGCCACCCCGGCCGATTTGGGCGTGGCTGATGTCTCGTTTATTTCCCTCTGTAAGGTCTTGCCCTCCCTCTGGCAGTTATTACGGCCGCCTCGGGAGGTGGTGTTATTAGTTAAACCTCAGTTTGAGGTGGGGCGGGAAAAGGTGGGGAAAAAGGGAGTCGTCCGAGATCCCAAAGACCACGCCCAAGCGATTTTACAGGTGATCGAGAGCGCGAAAACCTTGGGCTGGACTCCCCACGGCTTAACAGGTTCTCCCTTGACGGGTCCGGCGGGCAATGTAGAATATTTACTCTGGTTGAAAATGGGGAACACTGAAAGCGTTTGGGAGTTAGAGCAAGTTCAAGACCTGACGGCTTCCACGGTGGCAGAATTCCGTTAA
- a CDS encoding ATP-dependent zinc protease, translated as MSPKSTSLPIIGWREYITLPDLGMSNIKAKIDTGARSSALHAFDLEYFEQDQQTLIRFKVHPIQRNTHHTITATAPILERREVRNSGGHVQLRPVIQTLIQLGGQQWPIELTLTSRDEMGFRMLLGREAVRYRFLVDAGRSYLQNPKPKRSSKTLFDQRLQDNQIL; from the coding sequence ATGTCTCCCAAATCTACATCCTTACCCATTATTGGCTGGCGAGAATATATTACCTTGCCCGATTTAGGCATGAGCAACATTAAAGCCAAAATTGACACCGGAGCAAGATCATCTGCACTACACGCCTTTGATTTAGAATATTTTGAGCAGGATCAACAAACCCTGATCCGCTTTAAAGTTCATCCGATCCAGCGCAATACTCACCACACGATAACGGCAACGGCCCCGATTTTAGAGCGGCGAGAAGTGCGGAATTCTGGGGGTCATGTCCAACTGCGTCCGGTCATTCAAACACTCATTCAATTGGGGGGACAACAATGGCCGATTGAACTGACCCTGACCAGTCGTGATGAAATGGGATTCCGAATGTTGTTAGGGCGGGAAGCGGTGCGTTACCGCTTTCTGGTGGATGCGGGACGCTCTTATCTCCAAAATCCTAAACCGAAACGCTCATCCAAGACGCTGTTTGATCAACGCTTACAAGACAACCAGATTTTATGA
- the rimK gene encoding 30S ribosomal protein S6--L-glutamate ligase, translating to MKIAILSQDPSLYSTKRLKLAGEEQGHEMRVVNYLRCYMNITSHKPTVFYNGKPLENFDAIIPRIGASRTFYGTAVVRQFEVMGVFSANESQAISRSRDKLRCLQILAREGIGLPVTGFAHATEDIDGLIETVGGAPLVIKLLEGTQGIGVVLAETYQAAKSVIEAFRGLEVNILVQEFIKEAKGADIRCLVVGGKVIAAMKRQGAPGEFRSNLHRGGHAQAVKLTPEERSTAIRSAKAMGLRVAGVDLLRSNHGPVVMEVNSSPGLEGIEKATGIDVAGKIINFISKNAIPSKNRDRIQY from the coding sequence ATGAAGATTGCCATATTATCCCAAGACCCTTCTCTATACTCTACTAAACGCCTCAAACTCGCTGGAGAAGAACAGGGACACGAGATGCGGGTGGTGAATTATCTACGCTGTTATATGAATATCACGTCCCACAAGCCAACGGTGTTTTATAACGGGAAACCTTTGGAAAATTTTGATGCGATTATTCCTCGCATTGGGGCTTCCCGGACATTTTACGGAACGGCGGTAGTGCGACAGTTTGAGGTGATGGGGGTGTTTAGTGCTAATGAGTCTCAAGCTATTTCGCGATCGCGCGATAAACTGCGCTGCCTCCAAATCTTGGCGCGAGAAGGCATCGGGCTACCTGTAACGGGTTTTGCCCACGCCACGGAAGATATTGATGGCTTGATTGAAACCGTAGGGGGTGCGCCTTTGGTGATTAAACTGCTCGAAGGGACTCAAGGAATTGGTGTAGTGTTGGCGGAAACCTATCAGGCGGCCAAATCGGTGATTGAAGCTTTTCGGGGTCTAGAGGTGAATATTTTGGTGCAAGAGTTTATTAAAGAGGCTAAGGGGGCCGATATTCGCTGTTTGGTGGTGGGGGGTAAAGTGATTGCGGCCATGAAACGCCAAGGGGCTCCGGGGGAATTTCGCTCCAATTTACACCGAGGGGGTCACGCCCAAGCGGTGAAACTCACACCGGAAGAACGGAGTACAGCGATTCGTTCGGCCAAGGCAATGGGTCTAAGGGTGGCCGGGGTGGATTTGTTGCGGTCGAATCATGGCCCGGTGGTGATGGAGGTGAATTCATCTCCGGGTCTAGAAGGGATTGAGAAGGCGACGGGGATTGATGTGGCGGGGAAAATTATTAATTTTATTTCTAAGAATGCTATCCCTAGTAAAAATCGCGATCGCATCCAGTATTAA